The Moraxella haemolytica genome window below encodes:
- the catC gene encoding muconolactone Delta-isomerase, which translates to MLYHVKMDVNIPVDFDKQKADEIKAIEKAYSQELQKQGKWRHLWRISGQYSNISIFDVESNEELHTILQGLPLYPFMNIEVMPLNRHPSSIRDDDS; encoded by the coding sequence ATGCTTTATCATGTAAAAATGGATGTCAACATTCCAGTTGACTTTGACAAACAAAAAGCTGATGAGATTAAGGCAATCGAAAAAGCCTACTCGCAGGAACTTCAAAAACAAGGTAAATGGCGACATTTATGGCGAATCTCTGGCCAATATTCTAATATCAGTATTTTTGATGTGGAGAGTAATGAGGAGTTGCACACCATATTGCAGGGATTACCACTCTACCCTTTTATGAACATAGAGGTTATGCCTTTAAACCGTCATCCGTCATCTATTCGTGATGATGATAGCTGA
- a CDS encoding MFS transporter — MSEQVLQTAANKPERVSIDDFIDHAKFTPFHWKVLLWCLLIIIFDGYDLAIYGVALPLLMEQWSLTSVEAGWLASSALFGMMFGAIGFGTLSDKLGRKKTIMLCILLFAGFTFLGAFAETPVQFAVLRFIAGLGIGGVMPNVVALTTEFAPKRMKSTLVAVMFSGYAIGGMASALLGKALVPVHGWQIVFMLAGIPVLLLPIIWAMLPESLFYLKRKGRDAEAKKIIAKIDPAYANKDYEIEPIVVTSEDSAPLKALFQQGRTVSTIMFWVAFFMCLLMVYALASWLPKLMIGAGYSLGASMLFLFALNIGGMIGAIGGGVLADRFHIKPVLVSMFALGAASLILLGFNSPAPVLYTLIAIAGAATIGSQILLYTFVSQYYPSAVRSTGMGFASGVGRIGAIVGPVLTGALLGLQLAHQMNFMAIAIPGLIAAVAIFLVDIKNSSTK, encoded by the coding sequence ATGAGTGAACAGGTTCTCCAAACAGCAGCCAATAAACCCGAGCGGGTGAGTATTGATGATTTTATTGACCATGCTAAATTTACACCATTTCATTGGAAGGTGTTGTTGTGGTGTTTACTTATTATTATTTTTGATGGATATGATTTGGCTATTTACGGGGTGGCACTACCCTTGTTGATGGAGCAATGGAGTTTGACATCGGTGGAAGCTGGATGGCTTGCCAGTTCTGCATTGTTTGGTATGATGTTTGGAGCGATTGGCTTTGGGACATTATCCGATAAGCTGGGGCGCAAAAAAACGATTATGCTGTGCATTTTGCTTTTTGCAGGGTTTACTTTTTTGGGTGCATTTGCTGAGACTCCCGTACAGTTTGCTGTATTGCGTTTCATTGCTGGGCTAGGGATTGGTGGTGTTATGCCTAATGTGGTTGCGCTGACAACCGAGTTTGCTCCAAAGCGCATGAAAAGTACGCTAGTGGCGGTGATGTTTAGTGGTTATGCCATTGGAGGCATGGCATCAGCTTTGCTTGGTAAGGCTCTTGTGCCAGTGCATGGTTGGCAGATTGTGTTTATGCTGGCCGGTATTCCTGTGCTTTTATTGCCAATCATTTGGGCGATGTTGCCAGAATCGTTATTTTATCTAAAACGCAAGGGGCGTGATGCAGAGGCTAAAAAGATCATTGCTAAAATAGACCCTGCGTACGCTAATAAAGATTATGAGATTGAACCGATTGTTGTAACTTCAGAGGATTCTGCTCCTTTAAAAGCTTTGTTTCAGCAGGGCAGAACGGTCAGCACCATCATGTTTTGGGTTGCTTTCTTTATGTGCCTGTTAATGGTTTATGCACTTGCGAGCTGGTTGCCTAAGCTGATGATTGGTGCAGGGTATTCATTGGGGGCGAGTATGCTGTTTTTGTTTGCTTTGAATATCGGTGGTATGATTGGCGCGATTGGCGGTGGTGTTCTTGCTGACCGTTTTCATATCAAGCCTGTATTGGTATCGATGTTTGCGCTAGGTGCGGCCTCACTTATTCTGTTGGGGTTCAATAGTCCAGCTCCTGTATTATATACACTTATTGCCATTGCTGGTGCAGCGACCATTGGTTCTCAAATTTTACTTTATACTTTTGTTTCGCAATACTATCCATCTGCGGTACGTTCGACAGGCATGGGATTTGCCTCTGGTGTAGGAAGGATTGGAGCAATCGTTGGTCCTGTGCTTACAGGTGCTTTGCTTGGCTTGCAGCTTGCTCATCAAATGAACTTTATGGCAATTGCAATTCCTGGTCTAATTGCAGCAGTGGCGATATTCTTGGTGGACATCAAAAATTCTAGCACTAAGTAA
- a CDS encoding muconate/chloromuconate family cycloisomerase: MYQLETFILDIPTIRPHKMSVATMQKQTLVLVKITSAEGIVGWGEATTIGGLSYGEESPESIKTNLDMYFAPSLTSISGEMNIAQITQMLNKNIIGNRFAKCAVQTALFDIWGKKLGLPVSELLGGRMRDSLPVLWVLASGDTDKDIAEAKQMIDSGRHNIFKLKIGSKAVEEDVAHAVAIKKALGRDVSIRVDVNRAWSKMQCIKGIQALQDGGIDLIEQPCAIFDTELLKYLTDRFDVAIMADEAVMAPQNAYTLAKNRCADVFAVKIEQAGGLMEACDIAKIAQFAGIDLYGGTMLEGAVGTIASAHVFSTFESLAYGTELFAPLLLTEEILKTPLAYENFELKVPKGAGLGIELDEEKILSLARHS; the protein is encoded by the coding sequence GTGTATCAATTAGAAACGTTCATCTTGGACATACCAACCATTCGTCCACATAAGATGTCAGTGGCAACCATGCAAAAGCAAACCCTTGTGTTAGTGAAGATAACCTCTGCTGAAGGGATTGTGGGTTGGGGTGAGGCGACAACCATTGGTGGTTTGTCCTATGGCGAAGAAAGTCCTGAGAGTATCAAAACCAATCTGGACATGTATTTCGCTCCCTCATTAACCAGTATCAGCGGCGAGATGAACATTGCTCAAATTACGCAGATGCTTAATAAAAACATCATTGGCAATCGCTTTGCCAAATGCGCGGTACAAACAGCATTGTTTGATATTTGGGGTAAAAAATTAGGTTTACCTGTCAGTGAGCTATTAGGTGGTCGGATGCGTGATAGCTTACCTGTGCTGTGGGTGCTTGCCTCAGGCGACACTGACAAGGATATTGCTGAAGCCAAGCAGATGATTGATAGTGGTCGGCATAATATTTTTAAGCTAAAAATTGGTTCAAAAGCGGTAGAAGAAGATGTGGCACATGCTGTCGCTATCAAAAAAGCACTTGGGCGGGATGTAAGTATCCGTGTGGATGTTAATCGTGCGTGGAGTAAAATGCAATGCATTAAGGGTATACAAGCATTGCAAGATGGTGGCATTGATTTAATTGAACAACCCTGTGCTATTTTTGATACCGAACTTTTAAAATATCTAACCGACCGTTTTGATGTGGCGATTATGGCAGACGAAGCAGTTATGGCACCACAAAACGCCTACACACTTGCCAAAAATCGCTGTGCTGATGTGTTTGCTGTCAAGATAGAGCAAGCGGGCGGACTAATGGAGGCATGTGATATTGCCAAAATCGCTCAATTTGCAGGGATTGATTTGTACGGTGGCACCATGCTAGAAGGGGCGGTGGGGACGATTGCATCCGCTCATGTATTTAGCACCTTTGAGAGTTTAGCTTATGGTACAGAGCTGTTTGCACCGTTGCTTTTGACCGAAGAAATTCTAAAAACTCCTCTGGCTTATGAGAATTTTGAATTAAAAGTACCAAAGGGTGCAGGGCTTGGCATTGAGCTGGATGAGGAAAAAATATTGTCATTAGCACGACATTCGTAA
- the catA gene encoding catechol 1,2-dioxygenase: MNRQEIDALVKKMNVDTATGEVDARVQEIVVRLLGDLFEAIVDLNITQTELWKGMEYLSDLGQANEVGLLVPGLGLEHFMDLLEDEKDRQAGVEQGGTPRTIEGPLYVAGAPESVGFARMDDGSESDKIDTLIIEGVVTDVDGNIVPNAKVEMWHANGQGNYSFFDKSQSDFNLRRTIYTDENGRYRAQTTMPVGYGCPPNGPTQALLDKLGRHGQRPSHVHYFITADGFRKLTTQFNIEGDKYLWDDFAFGTREGLVATATDKSSPEELARYGLDKPFKHITFDFKLTKDTQTAPTTEVDRRRAQG, from the coding sequence ATGAACCGTCAAGAAATTGATGCTTTGGTTAAAAAAATGAATGTGGACACCGCTACAGGTGAAGTGGACGCTCGTGTGCAAGAGATTGTGGTTCGTCTTTTGGGTGATTTGTTTGAAGCCATTGTGGATTTGAACATCACCCAAACTGAGCTTTGGAAAGGCATGGAGTACCTTTCTGATTTGGGCCAGGCCAACGAAGTAGGATTGCTTGTACCTGGTCTTGGTTTAGAGCACTTCATGGACTTGCTTGAAGACGAAAAAGACCGTCAAGCTGGCGTAGAACAAGGCGGTACACCTCGTACCATCGAAGGCCCACTGTATGTGGCGGGAGCTCCTGAGAGCGTGGGCTTTGCCCGCATGGACGATGGCTCTGAATCTGACAAGATTGACACGCTCATCATTGAGGGTGTGGTGACTGATGTGGATGGCAACATCGTACCAAATGCCAAAGTGGAAATGTGGCACGCTAACGGTCAGGGCAACTATTCATTCTTTGATAAATCACAATCTGATTTCAACCTTCGCCGTACCATTTATACCGATGAAAACGGTCGCTATCGTGCCCAAACTACTATGCCAGTTGGTTATGGTTGTCCACCGAATGGACCAACGCAAGCCCTGCTTGACAAGCTAGGTCGTCATGGTCAGCGTCCATCGCATGTTCACTACTTCATCACGGCTGACGGCTTCCGTAAGCTCACCACTCAGTTTAACATCGAAGGCGACAAATACCTCTGGGACGACTTTGCGTTCGGTACTCGTGAAGGCTTGGTTGCTACTGCTACCGACAAATCAAGTCCAGAAGAGCTTGCCAGATATGGACTAGACAAGCCATTTAAGCACATCACCTTTGATTTTAAACTAACCAAAGACACCCAAACCGCCCCAACTACCGAAGTGGACAGAAGACGAGCTCAGGGCTGA
- a CDS encoding MBL fold metallo-hydrolase, whose protein sequence is MSYQVTKGLSVLAVSALSLSLMACSTTSVSSQSAVQANPEYLHAPSTHPARLAPKEGEMRVTLLGTGSPVPSVHRYGSATLVQAGGLNILIDAGRGNAVRLTQAGVPLGKIDAVFFTHYHSDHTNGLGDLWMTGYIPAFGGRSSGALNVYGPTGAKALVEGLKIAHADDIKVRVADGELKAETTGLVAHEFEGEGVVFNQNGVVITAFDVPHDTKGAIKPNLGYRVDYAGRSVLISGDTIPSPNVIKYGKGVDLLIHEVAEFKDTNALPQVYAHHTNPRQAGEIFSQTKPKMAVYTHVVNGVSAKIIGIPDEELIERTRANYQGALKVGRDLMSFSLNANGVEVYEP, encoded by the coding sequence ATGAGTTATCAAGTTACAAAAGGATTGTCTGTTTTGGCGGTGTCGGCATTGTCCCTAAGTCTGATGGCGTGTTCGACAACATCGGTTTCGTCCCAATCGGCTGTTCAGGCAAATCCTGAATACCTACACGCACCAAGCACCCACCCAGCACGCCTTGCCCCAAAAGAAGGTGAAATGAGAGTAACCTTATTGGGTACAGGTAGCCCAGTGCCGAGCGTTCATCGCTATGGATCTGCAACTTTGGTACAAGCTGGTGGTCTTAATATTTTGATTGATGCAGGGCGTGGCAATGCGGTGCGTTTGACCCAAGCGGGTGTACCACTTGGCAAAATTGATGCGGTATTTTTTACCCATTATCACTCTGACCATACCAATGGTTTGGGCGATTTGTGGATGACGGGTTATATTCCTGCGTTTGGTGGTCGCAGTAGCGGTGCATTAAATGTTTATGGTCCGACTGGGGCAAAAGCATTGGTTGAAGGCTTAAAAATCGCCCATGCTGATGACATTAAAGTGCGTGTTGCTGATGGCGAACTAAAAGCGGAAACGACGGGGCTTGTTGCTCATGAATTTGAGGGTGAGGGCGTCGTGTTTAACCAAAATGGTGTGGTGATTACCGCCTTTGATGTGCCACATGATACCAAAGGAGCGATTAAGCCAAACTTGGGCTATCGTGTGGATTATGCAGGGCGTTCGGTGCTCATTAGTGGCGATACCATTCCCTCGCCAAATGTCATCAAATACGGCAAAGGTGTAGATTTGCTCATTCACGAAGTGGCTGAATTTAAAGACACCAATGCCCTACCGCAAGTCTATGCTCATCATACCAACCCACGCCAAGCAGGCGAGATTTTTAGCCAAACCAAGCCAAAAATGGCGGTTTATACCCATGTTGTCAATGGCGTATCGGCAAAAATCATCGGTATTCCTGACGAAGAATTGATTGAGCGTACTCGTGCCAATTATCAAGGAGCGTTAAAGGTTGGACGGGATTTGATGAGTTTTTCGCTCAACGCAAATGGCGTTGAGGTGTATGAACCTTAA